In Corynebacterium guangdongense, one DNA window encodes the following:
- the tgt gene encoding tRNA guanosine(34) transglycosylase Tgt: MTEDLKFEVGTRLADVDKPGVNARTGVIRTPHGDIATPAFIPVGTKATVKTLTPEQIRQTGAQAILANAYHLYLQPGHDLVDEAGGLSRFTNWRGPTFTDSGGFQVMSLGAGFKKTLAMDTKGLERGDIKAEKKERLAQVDEDGVDFKSFIDGSRHRFTPEVSMQIQHGLGADILFAFDELTTLVDSKRYQGEAVERTRRWAQRCLDEHHRLTELRSDKKKQSLWGVVQGAQYEDLRRDATRGLIELDRRAREDGRRGFGGFGIGGAIEKENLGQIVGWVCDELPEDKPRHLLGISEPDDLFAAVEAGADTFDCVAPTRLARRGGVYTLDGRMTLTNARFKRDFSGIDEEFGGYVSQNYSRAYIHHLLKAKEYLAGTLCTMHNVEFTVRLVDNIRTSIDEGRFYEYREEFLGRYYASLK; this comes from the coding sequence ATGACTGAGGACCTGAAGTTTGAGGTGGGCACACGCCTGGCGGACGTCGACAAGCCCGGCGTCAATGCCCGCACCGGGGTGATCCGGACCCCGCACGGCGATATCGCCACCCCGGCGTTCATTCCCGTCGGCACGAAGGCGACGGTCAAGACGCTCACCCCCGAGCAGATCCGGCAGACCGGTGCCCAGGCCATCCTGGCCAACGCCTACCACCTGTACCTCCAGCCCGGCCACGACCTGGTCGACGAGGCCGGCGGCCTGTCCCGGTTCACCAACTGGCGGGGCCCGACCTTCACCGACTCCGGAGGCTTCCAGGTGATGAGCCTCGGGGCAGGCTTCAAAAAGACCCTGGCCATGGACACCAAGGGTCTCGAGCGCGGTGACATCAAGGCGGAGAAGAAGGAGCGTCTGGCGCAGGTCGACGAGGACGGCGTCGACTTCAAGAGCTTCATCGACGGCTCCCGGCACCGCTTCACCCCGGAGGTGAGCATGCAGATCCAGCACGGACTGGGCGCCGACATCCTCTTCGCGTTCGACGAGCTGACCACGCTGGTCGACTCGAAGCGGTACCAGGGCGAGGCCGTGGAACGCACCCGTCGCTGGGCGCAGCGCTGCCTGGACGAGCATCACCGGCTGACGGAACTTCGTTCCGACAAAAAGAAGCAGTCCCTGTGGGGCGTGGTGCAGGGCGCGCAGTACGAGGATCTGCGCCGCGACGCGACGCGGGGACTCATCGAGCTCGACCGGCGGGCACGGGAGGACGGCCGCCGCGGCTTCGGCGGCTTCGGCATCGGCGGCGCCATTGAAAAGGAGAACCTCGGCCAGATCGTCGGCTGGGTCTGCGACGAGCTGCCCGAGGACAAGCCCCGCCACCTGCTGGGCATTTCCGAGCCGGACGACCTCTTCGCCGCGGTCGAGGCGGGCGCGGACACCTTCGACTGCGTGGCCCCCACGCGCCTGGCGCGCCGCGGCGGGGTCTACACCCTCGACGGACGCATGACGCTGACCAACGCCCGCTTCAAGCGCGACTTCAGCGGCATCGACGAGGAGTTCGGCGGCTACGTCTCGCAGAACTACTCCCGCGCGTACATCCACCACCTGCTCAAGGCCAAGGAGTACCTGGCCGGCACGCTGTGCACCATGCACAACGTGGAATTCACGGTGCGACTCGTCGACAACATCCGGACGTCGATCGACGAAGGCCGTTTCTACGAGTACCGCGAGGAGTTCCTGGGGCGCTACTACGCCTCCTTGAAGTAG
- a CDS encoding CsbD family protein produces the protein MGDIRNKAEELGGKAKEVAGEVTDNRRLENEGKADQTKAQAKDKLSDAGEAIKHKSDEALGKFQDRK, from the coding sequence ATGGGAGACATTCGAAACAAGGCGGAGGAGCTCGGCGGCAAGGCCAAGGAGGTCGCCGGCGAGGTCACCGACAACCGTCGACTCGAGAACGAGGGCAAGGCGGATCAGACCAAGGCGCAGGCGAAGGACAAGCTCTCCGACGCCGGCGAGGCCATCAAGCACAAGAGCGACGAGGCGCTGGGCAAGTTCCAGGACCGGAAGTAG
- a CDS encoding MMPL family transporter: MAQFLFRLGRFSFRNGWKVLTAWIILLAGVAFAALTLAKPFTSEFAISGTPSIEAITNLDEKFPGAGDSVNAAGVNVVFHAPEGETLDEPQNAAAIDDVVAYIRDNMAGEITGTERFGNPLQVSPALQDMVFEQETSMGLPEETARADAENLAMVSEDRTIAYTTFTIDVESAQAVTQEHRDTINEALDLGRSEGLQVEAGGAGFGDPIVVEGTSEIVGLVVAFFVLIVTFGSAVAAIMPVVTAVVGVGIGVLLLVMSTHWVELNNITPVLAVMIGLAVGIDYSLFILSRYRSELQRMSREEAAGMAVGTAGSSVVFAGATVFVALVALSVVNIEFLTWMGLSAAVTVAIAVVVALTMTPALLGVFKGRAFGGKIPGAAGNPWRRGGESRGLGNTMGSRWIKLVHKAPGLVMAVVVLSLGLMTLPVLDMEMSLPSDSTSNKDTTQRKSADLMAEGFGEGVNSPFLVIVDADEVNPDAPALQPLINAQSSMAGQAPDLQAIAQTSSFLYTVNNLQTVNGVKHAQLIAQSEDGTAAQILVTPYTGPEKQVTVEVANALRTETREIQDSTGVDIGLTGLTAVQMDITERLGGAMGPYLAIVVGLAIVLLLLVFRSIMVPLVAGLGFLLSVGAAFGLTVLVWQQGLWGLVNTPAPLISFMPIFLIGVTFGLAMDYQIFLGTRMREHYTKHHGRSVLGEGYNAIEESVIVGFTQGARVVTAAAIIMIAVFVAFIDQPLPFIQIFGFALGVGIFFDAFFIRMALVPAMMFLMGRATWWMPRWLDRVLPNIDIEGTALEEEFEKRQLVDA; this comes from the coding sequence GTGGCACAATTCCTCTTCCGTCTCGGGCGATTCTCTTTCCGCAATGGCTGGAAGGTCCTGACGGCGTGGATCATCCTGCTCGCGGGCGTCGCTTTCGCGGCCCTGACTCTGGCAAAGCCCTTCACCTCCGAGTTCGCCATCTCCGGCACCCCGTCCATCGAGGCGATCACCAACCTCGATGAGAAGTTCCCCGGCGCCGGCGACTCGGTCAATGCCGCGGGCGTCAACGTCGTGTTCCACGCCCCCGAGGGGGAGACACTCGACGAGCCGCAGAACGCGGCGGCCATCGATGATGTGGTCGCCTACATCCGGGACAACATGGCCGGGGAGATCACCGGCACCGAGCGCTTCGGCAATCCGCTGCAGGTCTCGCCGGCGCTGCAGGACATGGTCTTCGAGCAGGAGACCTCGATGGGACTGCCGGAGGAGACCGCGCGCGCCGACGCCGAAAATCTCGCCATGGTGTCCGAGGACCGCACCATCGCGTACACCACCTTCACCATCGACGTGGAGAGCGCGCAGGCCGTGACCCAGGAGCACCGGGACACCATCAACGAAGCTCTCGATCTGGGCCGCTCCGAGGGGCTTCAGGTCGAGGCCGGCGGTGCGGGATTCGGCGATCCCATCGTCGTCGAGGGCACCAGCGAGATCGTGGGCCTGGTCGTCGCGTTCTTCGTCCTCATCGTGACCTTCGGTTCGGCCGTGGCGGCGATCATGCCCGTGGTGACCGCCGTGGTGGGCGTGGGCATCGGCGTCCTGCTGCTGGTCATGTCGACCCACTGGGTCGAACTCAACAACATCACCCCGGTCCTGGCGGTCATGATCGGCCTGGCCGTGGGCATCGACTACTCGCTGTTCATCCTCTCGCGCTACCGATCCGAGCTGCAGCGGATGAGCAGGGAGGAGGCGGCCGGCATGGCCGTCGGCACCGCCGGCTCCTCGGTGGTCTTCGCCGGCGCCACGGTGTTCGTGGCCCTGGTGGCGTTGTCGGTGGTCAACATCGAGTTCCTCACCTGGATGGGCCTCTCGGCGGCCGTGACGGTGGCCATCGCCGTCGTGGTTGCGCTGACGATGACCCCGGCGCTGCTGGGCGTCTTCAAGGGCAGGGCTTTCGGCGGCAAGATTCCGGGTGCCGCCGGCAACCCCTGGCGCCGCGGCGGCGAGTCCCGCGGGCTGGGCAACACGATGGGATCGCGCTGGATCAAGCTCGTCCACAAGGCGCCCGGCCTGGTCATGGCCGTGGTCGTGCTCAGTCTGGGTCTGATGACGCTGCCGGTCCTGGACATGGAGATGTCGTTGCCCTCGGACTCGACCTCGAACAAGGACACCACCCAGCGCAAGTCCGCCGACCTCATGGCCGAAGGTTTCGGAGAGGGCGTCAACTCACCCTTCCTCGTCATCGTCGACGCCGACGAGGTCAACCCGGACGCCCCGGCCCTGCAGCCGCTGATCAACGCGCAGTCCTCCATGGCGGGGCAGGCCCCGGATCTGCAGGCGATCGCTCAGACCTCCTCCTTCCTGTACACGGTCAACAACCTGCAGACCGTCAACGGCGTCAAGCACGCCCAGCTCATCGCGCAGAGCGAGGACGGCACCGCCGCCCAGATCCTGGTCACCCCGTACACCGGCCCGGAGAAGCAGGTCACCGTCGAGGTCGCCAACGCGTTGCGCACCGAGACCCGGGAAATCCAGGACTCCACCGGCGTCGACATCGGCCTGACCGGACTGACGGCGGTCCAGATGGACATCACCGAGCGCCTCGGCGGGGCGATGGGCCCGTACCTGGCCATCGTCGTCGGCCTGGCGATCGTGCTCCTGCTGCTGGTGTTCCGCTCGATCATGGTGCCGCTGGTCGCCGGCCTGGGGTTCCTGCTCTCGGTCGGCGCCGCCTTCGGCCTGACCGTGCTGGTCTGGCAGCAGGGCCTGTGGGGCCTGGTCAACACCCCGGCGCCGCTGATTTCCTTCATGCCGATCTTCCTCATCGGCGTGACCTTCGGGCTGGCCATGGACTACCAGATCTTCCTCGGCACCCGCATGCGTGAGCACTACACGAAGCACCACGGCCGCAGCGTCCTCGGCGAGGGCTACAACGCCATCGAGGAATCGGTCATCGTCGGTTTCACCCAGGGCGCGCGCGTGGTCACCGCCGCCGCGATCATCATGATCGCCGTGTTCGTGGCCTTCATCGACCAGCCGCTGCCCTTCATCCAGATCTTCGGCTTCGCCCTCGGCGTGGGCATCTTCTTCGACGCCTTCTTCATCCGCATGGCGCTCGTTCCGGCGATGATGTTCCTCATGGGCCGCGCGACCTGGTGGATGCCCCGGTGGCTCGACCGCGTCCTCCCGAACATCGACATCGAGGGCACCGCGCTCGAGGAGGAGTTCGAGAAGCGCCAGCTTGTCGACGCCTGA